The genomic DNA TCCCGATTACGGCACCCGGCGAGGGTGACATGCGCCGATGGCAAGCGCAAGTCCGCGCGCGCAGCGAGAGGCCCGCTGGCTAGCGCAAATGCGACAGCGGCAACGGCCCGTCGCGCTTGAGCGCGGTCAGCACGATGTTGGAACGCACGCTCTCCACGCCCGGCACGCGCATGAGCTTCTTCATCGTGAATTCGGCCAGCGTCGGCAGGTCGGGCACCATGATACGCAGCAGGTAGTCGGCCTCGCCCGCCACGGAGTAGCACTCCTGCACTTCTTCCAGCAGCAGGATGTCCTCGCGGAAGCGCTCGACGATGGTGTCGCCGTGGTGGGCCAGCTTGACGCTGGTGAACACCAGCACGCCAAGCCCGAGCGATGGCGGCGACAGCACCACGCGGTAGCCGGTGATCACGCCGTCGGCCTCGAGCCGCGCGAGCCGCCGCCCGATCTGGCTGGGTGA from Cupriavidus sp. D39 includes the following:
- a CDS encoding Lrp/AsnC family transcriptional regulator translates to MTMINLDPFDLALLAALQTDGRSTHQQLAERIHLSPSQIGRRLARLEADGVITGYRVVLSPPSLGLGVLVFTSVKLAHHGDTIVERFREDILLLEEVQECYSVAGEADYLLRIMVPDLPTLAEFTMKKLMRVPGVESVRSNIVLTALKRDGPLPLSHLR